The DNA sequence CGAGTCGGAGGTATAGAACGACACCGTCGCTTTCCCGCTGGCATCGGTGTTGATCAGGGGTGCCCAGAACAGCGTTGTGCGGTAGTCTGGCCGACGATCCCGCTCCTCCTGTTTCACGTCGTAGCGGGGTGCATAAAATTCGCGCACCCGCGCATAGCCGGGCAGTTTGGCCACCAGCGATCCGGGGATAACGTCTTTGCTGAAATCGTAGTTGGGCCCTCCGCGTTTGGTCAGCACAGAAATGACACCCCCACTCCCCGCGACCCGTAAATTGCGGCCGATGCCCCCTTGAGGATGTCGACCTTATCAACATCCTGCACCGAAATACTCATGATCGTCTGCAAATCGACGGGCATACCGTCCAGCACGAACAGCGGCTCGATGGGCCCGTTAAAATTAGCGGCACCCCTGATCTGTACCCGCGCGCTGAACCCCGACCCCGTTACCTGTACCCCCGCTACCCGTCCCTGGATAACGTCCATGATCGTTAGTCGCCCGGTCGTGTTCATCTGGTCAAATTTAACACTCGCATCGGGGTTACTATAGATAACCCGCGAGTCACGCTCTTCGGTGCGTTTGGCTTTCACCGTCACGCTCTGGAGCAGCACTTCGCCGTTACGCCGGATCTGCCGTTCGATATCGAGGTATTCGCGGGTACGCCGGACAAACTCCGCCAGTTCATCGCTGCGGAACTCAACCGGGTTGTAAGGCACTTTCAGGATCGTTACCGGTGGTGCAAGGAGTTGATCGAGTGTGATCGCCAGGTTGCGGTTAGCTTTACCCCGTACTGCCTGAATGAGCACCGTCGTGGTATCAGTAAAATCGAGGTTGTAAGCGGCATAGTTACCCTGCTCATCCGATTCGCCCGCCAGAAAATCGCGCTCCCCTTCTTTTCTCGCGCTATCCCGCTTGGCCAGTACAAACGTCAATTTAACCCGACCGTCCACGTCTTTCTGATTGGGTCGAACAACCCGACCCGTCAGCGAAAGCCCTTGCTCAACCGGATACTTGATGGGGGGAATGGTACCCGCCAGCACGTCGGACCAGGAAAACCGGCGCCAGCCCTGCGTCATCAGCAGCTGATCAAGGTGCGGTATCCGCCTTTTCTGCGCCGGATCGAAATAATACCCCGGCTGCTCGATGGTCCCCGTCAGGTCAGAGGAAAGCAACAGGTGCGAGGTGATCGTTGCTACGTTGGAATCCAGCTCGGGCGATAGCTTGGCGTCGACGGCAGCCAGTGACAGACTAGCGGCAACGGGTTTCCCCTGCGCGTCGGTCGTTGTGAGCGTCAGATCCACTTTCTGCCGGTTCCTGTAAGCCGCCTTGTCCGGCGTCAGCGCTATTTGGATCTGTTCATTTTTCTCGACGAAAACGAGCCGTTCGCCCACCGGTTTATTCGTCTCATCGAATAGCGTTAACTGGGCAATTCCTTCGGGGAATTCCGCTTTGGGTAATTGGACAACCGCCGGATTCTTGCTCAGTGGCACGCTGACGGTATGCACGATGGCCCCGCGCGTCTGGGCTATAAGCACCAGGTGGGCGGTTGCGGTGCCGGCACCCACGGGTTTATTGTGGCGCAGATACACGCGGATATTTTCCTTGTTGCTCAGGTTATCGACCTGCATTACAATACCCTGCGCCTGCACGGCAGGCATAGGATAGGAGGCCAGCCGCCCATCGGCAAGTGTCACAAAAGCGGTGTATGTCTGTCCGGCTTCGGGCTTAATAGTGAAATGTCCCATTCCCGCATGTTCACTGGAGAAACCGGTAACGGTATCTTTTTTGGCATCCAGCACAAACCCGGCAACATCTACGTAGTGGCCCGATGGTCCTACGGCCTTGAAAGCAACGCGCCCGTCCAGCCCGGCCACCAGGTTACCGCCCTCGGGTAGAAACTGAACATCGGGCAGCGGAGGTACTGCCGATGGAAGCGAACCTCCGCCAGGAGAAGCCCCGTCGGGCGATAGGATAGTTAGTGTTTTTGTGAAGAAATAAGCGTCCGACTCATTCCGCATAAAGTTAGTGTAGGCCCGAAGCTGATAGGTCCCCGCTTTAACCGAATCAGGTAAGTTTAGCTGGCCGGGTGCGTAACTATCAACAGCCCGCAACTGCAGGCGCTGGCGAACCTTTTTACTACGTGCATCAATCAGGTCAACGTAAAGCACCCGGCTAACGGTATCGGCAACGTGGTTGTTGCCGCTAAACAGATACCCTTTCATCCAGATTGTTTCCCCGATCACGTAGGTATCCCGATCGGTATGGACGTAGACTTTTTCGACTGGCCGCTGCTGGTTGTAGGCTTCGAACCGGGCTACCAACTGCCGCACGAAGTCATCGTCGCTAGAATAGAAAGCAAACAAAAAACCGGTGCTAACCAGTATAAACAATACAATACGTCGACGAACTAGCGAAAACATAGAATAGATTTTGGCGTGGACCTCCTTCGTTTATCATTGGAGCGACTAAATTAGCGAAAATACCCTCTTTTGATATGACGGCACCCACCTATAAAACAGCGTTAGTTATTGGCGCAACGGGGCTTATCGGCAACCTGCTTACTCATCAACTTCTTGAGTCTCCTCAGTATGAAACCGTTAAGGTACTTGTTCGCTCCCCATTAAAATGGAAGCATCCCCGCCTACAGGAAGTAACCTTTGACTTCGAACGCCCGAATGGTCTGCTCACCCAGGCCGATGATATTTTTTGTTGCCTGGGTACGACCATGAAAAAAGCTGGTTCGAAAGAGGCATTCAAAAAAGTAGATTACCAGTACCCCCTGGACATTGCCCGGCTGGGCCGCGAGAGTGGTGCCCAGCAATTTTTGATTGTTACCGCCATGGGTGCCGACCCCGATTCGTCGTTTTTTTACAACCGGGTAAAAGGCGAAGTTGAGCGCGATCTCAAAGCCCTTCAATATCCGGCCCTGCTCATTTTTCGTCCGTCGCTCCTACTCGGCAACCGGGGCGAGAACCGGCTGGGCGAGCGACTGGCCGAAGGGGCTATGCGACTTTTCAATCCGCTTATTCCAGCCAGGTACAAAGGAATTGAAGCCGCCAAAGTTGCCAGAGCCATGCTGGTAACGGCCCAGCAGGCGCTCACCGGCACCCACGTGTACGAGTCGGATATACTGCAGGCGTATTAGGTCAAACGAAACACGACATTGATCGAGGGGTAGCATGCTCAGTAGCTCAATACCCCTCAATCAACCCCGTGTTTCGTTTAGTTGTCCCTTAATTCGCCAGTCGTTTCTCCAGCAACTTGATGTAATACCCGCCCACCACCGAACGGGCCTGAAAACCAACTTTACGCCCGTCGGTTGTTTCGTGCCAGTCGTTGAGAGGCACCCGGTCCGGGCTCTCGTTAACGAATTTCAAGACGGGCGCAATCAACGCCTGAAAATCGGCGGGACGATCGGCCAGCGTAGCCGTCCAGACAATCCAGTCCGATTTTGTGTAGGTTTTCCGGCTATCCAGCGGTAGTCCGAAGGGCTGCTGTTTGGTCAGGTAATAGGCGACTTCCGTCTTCGCAACGTCGTCCGGAAAAACCTTTAGCTTCAGTAGCTTATCCCAGACCAGATTGTACTTCTGGCTCCAGGTACCGGGGTTTTCAAACGTCAGTGTATAGTGGCGCAGGCCACCCGATGTGTCTTCCGCCAGTTTTGTCCATTTACGGGCCAGATCCCGGGCAATCGCCAGGTATTCTTCTTCGCGTGCCTTATCGCCCATGCGTCCGGCAAGGTAACCGTAACTCGCAATACCCATGATGGCTTTGACGGATAGGTTGGCGTTTCGCGCAATATGCCCGGCGAAGTCATCGGTGCAGAGCTGGTTGGTGGGGTCGAACCCATTCTTTATCAGGTAGTCGGTCCAGGTCGTCAGCGTAGCCCAGTGCGCTCTGGCGTATCGGGGGTTACCCTCCACAGCCGCAAGAGCTGCCGTCAGGATGAGCATGTTGCCACATTCCTCCACCGGCATATCTTCGCCATAGGTCTGCCCGTTGGCAATGGGATAGGTACCTACGTCATGGGCCGCAAACGGCTTTGTCCAACGGCCACTCTCGGAGTACTGGAAAATAGGTTCCATCATCCCTTTCAGCAACGTTGGGTTGTAAAGTAGAAACAAGGGGGCCGATGGATACGTCACATCGACCGTACCGATAGACCCATTTGAGAAGTTCTCTTTAGAGAAAAAGAAAGCTTCACCATTGGGCCCGGCTACAAGCTTGTGAGCCGCAATGGCCTGCCGGTAGCCCAGCACGCACAGAGAAGCATACTCTGCCCCGCCGGCCGCCAGCGCATCAGCATACAATTTTTTGTCGAAGGCATCGCAGGCCGTTTTGAGCCGGGTGTAATCAGCTTCAGCATCCTGCAGCGCCTGCTCCATCGTTGTATTTCCGTCCCGTCGCCACCAGGCATTGAGGGGCTTACCCACGTATTCAACCGATTTCACGTCGTCGTACCCAATCAGCAAATGACGTTCGACCGACTTACTATGGACGGTGCCCAGATTGATACTGGTTGCCAGCACCGGGCGGGGTGCCTGGCCATTGCTATCAGCCACGGCCCGTGGCATAGTTTCGTGCAGATCGGTTACCCGCCCCTCCCGTTCGAACTGGTTCCGTGTACTGAGTAACGTACCGATCCGCCGACTGGTACCGGGTTCCACCGCCGATGCAACGTATACATGACCCCAGTCGATACGAACATCATCCCCTTTGCGGCCCAGTACTTCCTGCGCAACCGTACCGGCTCGCATGTAGTCTAGCCGGGTCCCCGTTCCCCCACCCGTCCGTCCCCGGCTCCATGTAACGACCTGGTCCGGGGTATTGACGGCAAGCTCAGAGGAAACATCGGTGTAGAGCTGCACGTCGTGCGCCTTACCGTCGTTCGAGCGAATCTGGTAGCTGATGTATTGAACCGGTCGGGACAGCACCGTCAGGTTGTCCATCAGCAACGGCGCCATAAACGTGACCGTCAGGTCGACGCCCGCAGCCGTGAACGTATAGATCGACTGCGTAGCGGTCATCCGGTGACTCGTCTGGGTAGCTGCCTGATCGGTCAGTACCCGCTCCTCAACGAGCCCTATGTCGACAAAGCCGGGTCCCGAGAAATTTTCGCTGTGAAACGCAATGACATTCTTACCCGGCCGCAACAGTTCCGCTGCGCTCTTGTGCGTGGGCGTCAGCCGGTAATTGGGGGTCACGCCTGCTACGTTAGCCACGCGTTCGCCATTGATAAACAGCTCGTAATTATCATTCTGGATCGCATTGACCAGTAGCGGGCTATCCGGCACCCGGTCGAGCATCACCGTTCGCCGAACGTAGATGTTGGGAGTTGTCCAGGCAGTGTGGTCACTCGTCCGGCTCCCGAACGTTCCTTCGCCCGTAGCCCACTGGCTATCGTCGAAATCGGGTTTCGTCCAGGCATCGGATACTGGCTTTTCGGTCATAAAGCGGGCCTGGTAGGCGTGTCGCTCGGCCGATGGCACCAGGGTTTCCCCCACAAAAGAGGGCTTCCCCATAAACCGAAATGTTTTGCCATCGACCCGGATCAGGCCATTCAGCTGTTGCACCTGTCCCGTCCAATGGCGGGTAGCATCGCCGTTGAGCTGGTTGCCGAACGACCAGACGCTTGTGTAGGGGTCAATAGTAAGAAGCGGTGTTGCAGGCGGGTTCAGAACGGATTGAGCAGCCACACGGTCTTGCGCAAATCCAGGTAGCGTATGCATAGAGATAAGAGATGTTACGAGTAAGTACTTGCGCGTAAATCTATAACAAAGAGCATACCAATTGAATCTATATAACATATTATTTAACTATTTTGATACGGTTTCTAGGCATTGGTCTTACAGACTGCTCCCCGTTTGACGAGTGAGTCTTCGAATCGTATATTACGCCAGCATGCCTCGTAAATTGGCGTCATAACTCGGCTGCACCGCAGCGGTAACCTGCATTCATATACACTCAGTACACAAACAAGGTGATACCTCAATCTACTCCATTTTACCTGATCCGGCCCGCGAGTGAGAGCGATTCAGAATCAGTTTATGCGTTCATGTGCGAACTGGAGGAGATTGTTCTGGATAGAGTGCAGTTTGAGAACGTGTTCCGGCACAACCTGATAAACCCGCTCGTCCGGTATCTGATTGCCGAGTGGAACGGCCAGACTGTTGGTTTTGCCAGTTGTCATATTCAGTTTGTTCTGCACCATACCGGTAAGGTCGCCGAGATTCAGGAGTTGTACGTTCACCCTGACTACCGCAACCAGCGAATCGGTCAGGCACTGGTGACTGCAATCGACGCGCTGGCCCGGCAACAGGGGGCTGTCAACCTGGAGGTGACTACTAATCAGAAACGTAGTGATACCATCCGTTTCTACGAACGGGAACACTTCGTACGCACTCATGTCAAACTTGTCAAACCCATATAATCCTGATGCGCTTTTTTGCCTGCCTGATATTGACGTTTCATTGTCTCTGTGGCTATGGACAATCTACCAGAAATGACGCGAAGCTCGAGAAAGAGCTTCGGGCGGCCCTGACAGGTTTTCGGGGCAACGTAGGTATTTACGTACGTAACCTGCGAACCGGAAGAACCGTTGCGATCAATGCCGATACACTTTTTCCAACGGCTAGTACGGTGAAGATCCCAATACAGTGCGGCTTGTTCGACAAAAT is a window from the Spirosoma rigui genome containing:
- a CDS encoding alpha-2-macroglobulin family protein, encoding MLTKRGGPNYDFSKDVIPGSLVAKLPGYARVREFYAPRYDVKQEERDRRPDYRTTLFWAPLINTDASGKATVSFYTSDSKTTVRIRVEGVTTTGMPGVAVSTIRVE
- a CDS encoding TonB-dependent receptor plug domain-containing protein gives rise to the protein MFSLVRRRIVLFILVSTGFLFAFYSSDDDFVRQLVARFEAYNQQRPVEKVYVHTDRDTYVIGETIWMKGYLFSGNNHVADTVSRVLYVDLIDARSKKVRQRLQLRAVDSYAPGQLNLPDSVKAGTYQLRAYTNFMRNESDAYFFTKTLTILSPDGASPGGGSLPSAVPPLPDVQFLPEGGNLVAGLDGRVAFKAVGPSGHYVDVAGFVLDAKKDTVTGFSSEHAGMGHFTIKPEAGQTYTAFVTLADGRLASYPMPAVQAQGIVMQVDNLSNKENIRVYLRHNKPVGAGTATAHLVLIAQTRGAIVHTVSVPLSKNPAVVQLPKAEFPEGIAQLTLFDETNKPVGERLVFVEKNEQIQIALTPDKAAYRNRQKVDLTLTTTDAQGKPVAASLSLAAVDAKLSPELDSNVATITSHLLLSSDLTGTIEQPGYYFDPAQKRRIPHLDQLLMTQGWRRFSWSDVLAGTIPPIKYPVEQGLSLTGRVVRPNQKDVDGRVKLTFVLAKRDSARKEGERDFLAGESDEQGNYAAYNLDFTDTTTVLIQAVRGKANRNLAITLDQLLAPPVTILKVPYNPVEFRSDELAEFVRRTREYLDIERQIRRNGEVLLQSVTVKAKRTEERDSRVIYSNPDASVKFDQMNTTGRLTIMDVIQGRVAGVQVTGSGFSARVQIRGAANFNGPIEPLFVLDGMPVDLQTIMSISVQDVDKVDILKGASAAIYGSRGVGVSFLC
- a CDS encoding oxidoreductase, translating into MTAPTYKTALVIGATGLIGNLLTHQLLESPQYETVKVLVRSPLKWKHPRLQEVTFDFERPNGLLTQADDIFCCLGTTMKKAGSKEAFKKVDYQYPLDIARLGRESGAQQFLIVTAMGADPDSSFFYNRVKGEVERDLKALQYPALLIFRPSLLLGNRGENRLGERLAEGAMRLFNPLIPARYKGIEAAKVARAMLVTAQQALTGTHVYESDILQAY
- a CDS encoding glutaminase family protein; this translates as MHTLPGFAQDRVAAQSVLNPPATPLLTIDPYTSVWSFGNQLNGDATRHWTGQVQQLNGLIRVDGKTFRFMGKPSFVGETLVPSAERHAYQARFMTEKPVSDAWTKPDFDDSQWATGEGTFGSRTSDHTAWTTPNIYVRRTVMLDRVPDSPLLVNAIQNDNYELFINGERVANVAGVTPNYRLTPTHKSAAELLRPGKNVIAFHSENFSGPGFVDIGLVEERVLTDQAATQTSHRMTATQSIYTFTAAGVDLTVTFMAPLLMDNLTVLSRPVQYISYQIRSNDGKAHDVQLYTDVSSELAVNTPDQVVTWSRGRTGGGTGTRLDYMRAGTVAQEVLGRKGDDVRIDWGHVYVASAVEPGTSRRIGTLLSTRNQFEREGRVTDLHETMPRAVADSNGQAPRPVLATSINLGTVHSKSVERHLLIGYDDVKSVEYVGKPLNAWWRRDGNTTMEQALQDAEADYTRLKTACDAFDKKLYADALAAGGAEYASLCVLGYRQAIAAHKLVAGPNGEAFFFSKENFSNGSIGTVDVTYPSAPLFLLYNPTLLKGMMEPIFQYSESGRWTKPFAAHDVGTYPIANGQTYGEDMPVEECGNMLILTAALAAVEGNPRYARAHWATLTTWTDYLIKNGFDPTNQLCTDDFAGHIARNANLSVKAIMGIASYGYLAGRMGDKAREEEYLAIARDLARKWTKLAEDTSGGLRHYTLTFENPGTWSQKYNLVWDKLLKLKVFPDDVAKTEVAYYLTKQQPFGLPLDSRKTYTKSDWIVWTATLADRPADFQALIAPVLKFVNESPDRVPLNDWHETTDGRKVGFQARSVVGGYYIKLLEKRLAN
- a CDS encoding GNAT family N-acetyltransferase, which produces MIPQSTPFYLIRPASESDSESVYAFMCELEEIVLDRVQFENVFRHNLINPLVRYLIAEWNGQTVGFASCHIQFVLHHTGKVAEIQELYVHPDYRNQRIGQALVTAIDALARQQGAVNLEVTTNQKRSDTIRFYEREHFVRTHVKLVKPI